The Esox lucius isolate fEsoLuc1 chromosome 20, fEsoLuc1.pri, whole genome shotgun sequence region aacttcaaaaacatttgcataaaCCGTCAAGTGCTTTGATGAAACTGACATCTAGTTTGCACTTATTAGGactatcatttatttttcaacaggatcccaaaacacacctccaggctgtgtagtggctatttgaccaagaaggagagtgatggtgctgcatcagatgacctggcctccacaatcacccaacctcaacaCAAATGAGATgctttgggatgagttggactgcTGAGTAAAGGAAGAGCAGGCAACAAGTGCTTAgaatatgtgggaactccttcaagactgttggaaaagcattccaggtgaccaACTAATGATCCTGGTTGAGACCCTATCTTGTGAAATACCTTAAGAATCTACAGTATAAATGAatttgtttgtaaaaaataaagaaatagccttgaatgagaaggtgtccaaacttttgactggtactgtaatgTGCACTGCAGCCTGGCTCAGTAGATTGTTTACTCTACTGGTATAATTATCCCCTGATCATGCTTTGTCAGTATCAGAGAGGAAATGGGATTGTCATGATGGCAATGAACGAACAATAGACAAATACATGGAGGTATGTGTGCACagacagtgagggaaaaaagaatttgatcccctgctgattttgtatgtttgcccactgacaaagaaattatcagtctataattttaatggtaggtttatttgaactgtgagagacacaataacaacaaaaaaaaccaacattttataaagtgatttgcattttaatgattgaaataagtatttgatcccctctcaatcaaaaagatttctggctcccaggtgttttttatacaggtaacgagctgagattaggagcacactcttaaagggagtgctcctaatctcagcttgttacctgtataaatgacacctgtccacagaagcaaccAATCAGATTCCATGgctaagaccaaagagctgtccaaggatgttaGGGACAAGATCTACAcaaggctacaagaccatcgccaagcagcttggtgagaaggtgacaacagttggtgcgattatttgcaaatggaagaaacacaaaagaactgtcaatctccctcggtctggggctccatgtaagatctcacctcgtggagttgcaatgatcatgagaacggtgaggaatcagcccagaactacacaggaggatgttgtcaatgatctcaaggcagctgggaccatagtcaccaagaaaacaatagGTAATAAgactacgccatgaaggactgaaatcctgcagcgctaTCAAGGTCCTGTCTGAAGTtggccaatgaacatctggatgattcagaggagaactgggtgaaagtgttttggtcagatgagaccaaaatcgagctctttggcatcaactcaactcgccgtgtttggaggaggaggaatgctgcctatgaccccaagaacaccatccccaccatcaaacatggaggtggaaacattatgcttggggtttttttttttgctaaggggacaggaaaacttcactgcatcaaagggattatggacggggccatgttcTCGTCAAATCTTGgttgagaacctccttccctcagccagggcattgaaaatggatcgtggttgggtattccagcatgacaatgacccaaaacactcggccaaggcaacaaaggagtggctcaagaagaagcacattaaggtcctggagtggcctagccagtctctagaccttaatcccatagaaaatctgtggagtgagctgaaggttcgagttgccaaacgtcagcctcaaaaccttaataaCTTGGAGTGGGAAAAAAAATCCCtgctgagatgtgtgcaaacctggtggccatctacaagaaacatctgacctctgtgattgccaacaagggttatgccaccaagtactaagtcatgttttgcagagggtttGAATACTAATTTCACTAATTTAAATGTGAAttaattcataacattttcgacatgcgtttttctggatttttttggttattgttgatataattttttgttattgttgttattctgtctctcactgttcaaataaacctacaattaaaattatGGACTGATcatgtctttgtcagtgggcaaacgtacaaattCTGCAGGGGATCAAATCCTTTTCTCCCTCACTGTAGACTGCAGTACACAGATCTAGTGCTAATGCTGAACATTCTCTAGATGTTTTTTTCTAGTTCAATGTCTAGTAAAAAGCTGCTGGAATTGTCTATGAACATTGCCCCGCAATCTACAATGCTGTTGTTTTCATCTGGTTTACCCGTTATCTATCGTGGGCatgataaaaatgtaacatGGTCACTTTGTAAGAACTCGATTTGCAGCCAAGTATTGTAGTGCAGTGCTCACTTACTGGTCCCCCTGAAGTCTTGACATCTTTTACATACTATGCAGGGTCAACAATACATGAACACTACATTATGTAGTTAAGGATGGTTCAAGATATTGGGAATATGCCCCTTCCTAATCCTCTACTTTCCCAGTCACTCTCCCAACAAACTATTTTTTGTGTGAAGACTGGAGGTCTACAGGTTGTCACTACACCAATGCTAATTAGCATTGCTGCAGCCTTTGACAGCAGCTTAGTATGGCATCCACAATTTTGTGTGACAGGGCATTACGTAAAGGGCCTCATGACTAATATCCATAACTATCACTTTAATGACAATCCACatttggacatatggatatgtaatcttcacttccAACACTATTGGCAGATAAAGATAAACTAATtacaacaaaatattatatttagtcttttattcatcaaaaatcaatattaatgtaattttatagtcaaaataataaatactccTAGGcaacatttataatatttatggAAAGCTAGACCTTTCGAAGTCACTctctaatatttttttacaatttgcaaatatccatgtgtccaaactttAAAGGGAGTGTACCTCTACATGAATATGTACATGTTTTGGTCagcaaatatactgtatatgtgggAGGGGTTAGTCTAGTAGGACATTTTTGACCAAACAGGGAAAAAGAGGTGTGACAGGCTCATAACATACCCCTTCTCGTTTTGGGTGGTACCTGGCACACACAAGCCTACTTAAACGTTTCGCATAGCTACCAGCGAACACAATGAACATCGAGAGTCCATACAGGAATCCTGTGGCATACAAGAGACAATACCAAAACAAGTGATTTCGGCCACTGGATGTCAGTGTTAAACAGCACAAATCTTCCTCATAGCATTTCTCCATTATTTACCCCCAGTGAATGTACTCCACACCCCTAAGCCAAATATATGTTAATATTTGTGGAAAGTTGTGCCAAATAAGTCATTGTTATTTCTATCTGATGTCCAGCCCTAGTTTGTGTTACCTATGAGCATGTATCCTGAGTAGTCCGGCTTTGAAGGCTCCATCAGACACTTCTTACTCAGGACAGTAATGTTGACCTTCTGCAGAATGTCAAAGGAAGACACTACGTCCTTGAAGATATCTGAAGCATAGCCTGTGCCAGtcacctttaccaccactatGACTGGTGCTACAaagaatagaaaatagtattttaGCTAAGGTTGTCTGATAAAGATTTTGATGGATATACAATATAATTCAAATACGCAAAATACTGTAGTAGTTAATTGGAAACGGATGCCTAAAATAACATCAcaaacaaattaactggacaaatacatttgttgtaaaaacatattttcatgttcagttttttattcaggtaaataaaataaataaatattagcaaTAACTGCATTCATTATACCTATTTTCTATTTCTGTATTTAACTACAGACCTGGGAGTTGCCACCATCATCCATTTCCCTGTTGTTCTGCCTCACCTCTGGCCACAATGTCCCCCTGGGCTTGGTGATGCACCAGGTCAAACATCCAGAACACCATCAGGTCCAGCGCAACCACCACAAAGCCTATGGCCATGTGCCTGAGGATGGACACTGCGCTGAGGGAAGCCACCCGCCACTCCCTGGCTGTCAGGTACACTGAGACTACAGGGCAGAAGGCATGGGGAGGAGAGGCTATGTGGGTGGTTCATCTGCCATGACATTGATGTATCAATGACCCTCTATTTTCACCTTTATcatcttaaattatttttgctctctcctcttTAAACCTGTCCTGGTCCTCTCCTCTTTAAACCCTTCCTTGATCCTCTTTAAACCCTTCCTCGTCTTCTCCACTTTAAACCCTTCCCGGTTCCCATTAATCACATCCTGGTGGTCCCTCCTTTGAAACCCTTCCAGGTCCTCTCCTCTTACTGCTCTACTCACATGGTCTGATATAGGTACAGGCCTCTCGCTGGCTGAGTGGTAGGACAGTGGGTTTTCCTTCTCTAGCCAATTGCTGGTCAAGCTCCTCAAACTGTTCTGTTATGTAAGTGTTATCAAAGTCATCCTGGTGGAGGTACTTATGTTTGTACAGGACAGCccttcaaaacacacacacacacatgtacattatATCTTTCCATGCCAGATCCTATTTGAGTGACCCATGAGAAAGAATAGAGACTTACTGGAGGTACATAAGTAGCAAGAGGAAGAGGCCTAAATAGGCTAGCAGCCCCATAACGCGCTGGAAACGTCCCAACTCCGATGAGACTTCCTTCATGAGTTCCTGTGACATCTGCTGCAGTGAAACACTACTGTTGACTTTCACGTCAAAGTGCATTGAGGCTGAGATGTTGAACTCAAACTCTTTCTTCATCTTCTCAAATGCCGCTATGGTTGCTTAGAGGAGAGCAAATTCAGAGGCAAGCACTTAAAGCAGTTAGAGCATCAGACCAGAAACTGAAAGGTagctagattgaatcccaaaCTGAAACATTCTGTTGTTATATCCTTGAGCAAGACATTGAACCCAAACTCTTGTCACTCTGGTTGGGAGCTTCAGCtaaattgctaaaatgtaaGACAGTGATGTGGCCCAAAATGGCCATGTACTcccaggcacagccagaagaggacgggCCACCCTGCCGAGTCCAGaacctctctaggtttcttccgaGGTTCCGGCCCTACTAGGGAATTTTTGTTAGCCACTATGCATCAATTCCTACTTATTTGCTCTTATGGGTTTTTTAGAGTATCTGTACTAACACTTAGTGACAACTTAGTgccttcataaaataaatgtgattgagtAAAAACTATAATCATTTTACTTACAGGCAGCTATCTTGGTCTTCATGTGACCAACAATGTAAGAAGGGATtatacaaaacacctggccagCTGAAATAAGAAGGATGTATTAAGAATTACTGTCCTAGTTTCTATTAATGATTTaaccattattttatttatttgacaagTGTTTCATTACCATCACTAGCTCCATTCATGACCACATGCATGACCCATGTTATACGTGTATGTTTTATAGTTCCAGTCACACCAAACTTACCTTCACTCAGTGCAGTCAGGCAATCTGCCTGATTATACAAAATGTTTGGACTTATTCCAAGTCTAAATCTTACACCTGTTTCACAAGTTACATTTCCCTATCCACTTTAGAGAAgcaggaaatgtattttatctgTTCTTTCTCATGTTTGGGTTCGAACGTCTGCAGTGCTACGTTGGATCCTGGCCATGCTAGAGTAGCGGCAGATATGAAACAataattcatttgaaaagaCAACAGGGAAGGCAGAGCGATGAAGGTTGACTCACAGCTGCTCCCCTCTGAGGGAATGTGAGACGAAACCTAAGAGTGGTGTGATTTCAGAGTTTTAACTAGGCCATGGCCCCTATCATGCACTACTCGGCTAAAGAATAACATTAAGCATAACAGAGCTGCCAGAGAGGGTGGTACTTTAGCTCCAGTGATGTCAACCTCACTACAACGGCTGATGTAGTTTTCCATGAACTATCATATCTGTAGCATTTTTTCAGTTAAAAAAGGAACGTTTCTACTGGGTTATACATTATGGTTATAATGGAGGGAATACAAAGTTGTCTGTTAAAATGGTTCAAAACAGAATGTTGAGCCAGGACtaccataatgacaaaaaatatggaaCTATGAAATCTTAACTAAACCCAACACAAATACCTTACAATGATTGATGTACTgttcatatttcttttattctataaatccccccctgctttatTCGGGTCATTAATTTATGGCACTGACAGTCAAAACAGCTATTCTACATCCACTGTTGACCGCTGAGAGACATCAGTGTGATTGAGGAGACTGAATGATAGAACAGCATCTCAACCAACCTCGAGTGAGCCCACAGAGGGGGCGAAACCCATCCATGATGTGACACAGGAAGTTGAACACGGACAAGAGCTCCATGCAGTCATCGCGAGCATCATCAAATAACTTGTTACATTTGCTGTAAGGGGTGCCCAGTTTTTCGTTACACACATCGCCAATGCCACCAAGgaaatgtaacacatttctCAAGGAACGAGCTGTAACAAGGGGCGAAGATTAATGGTTCATatagaattacatttttgaatagAATAACATCACATACACGGTCTATGAATAATGACAGCGCTAAAATAGGCGAGCACAAAGACGTACCCAAGTGACGGACAGACTCAGTCAGGGCCTTGATGAAGTTCTGTACCCTCCCGGCCACAATGTGTGCATTTCTGGTCAACTCTTTTATCTTGTCCAGCACAGCTGCAACAAAAGGACATGAGGTGATAAGGTAATGGCATCTCACTCTGATAAATTATATGGAACAGGATTTGTAAAAGGATTCAGTCATCCACCATGTTGTCTTCATTCACCCTGCCCTTCTAGTTCAGCAGCCTTGAAGGAAACAATACTAGATCTAATTAGCTAGTTAACCATGACGGTGATTACAGCCATTTTGTGAGGATTTTATCAAACCGCTTCACTCACGGAGGAGAGGTGTAGCTACCCGCTCCATCAGCTGCTGGGTCTGGTTCATGGCCAGTTCGGCCCCACAGACCACGCTGTCGGCTGCACGGTCAAAGTTTTCCAAGGTATTTGTCATGGGACCCTGGACCAACATGGAGAAGATGAGGAACaggagaaagttcttgcccttCACTATGAGGAAATCCATAAAAAGGTTTGTTAGTGGCAGtccttttcacattttaaatgtgatcTCAGCTAGTGGGTGTCCTACTAGGAAAGGTAGAGGTGTCACCAGCTACTCAGGAGCCCTAAATATAAAATAACCTTTCTAGAGAATTTTAGGTCATACACATAGTCATACACGTAGTGTTTAAGCTAGATCcaccatttacattttaaaatgggcaAACTGGTCTGGAATGAATTGCTGTGAATCCCTCCCTTCCCAAAAAATTTTCCCTCCACTCCCAATTTGCAATTATAGTCTTGCTTCATTGCAGCAATTCCCAGAGGCATAGGGAGAGCCAAAATGAAAAGATGTTTCCTTCCTCGCCAAGCCATTCTTATCGCATTGGTCCGTATGGTAAAATGTGACATACACAAGTTAGACAAACAACTAGTACGCATACAGGAGTCTGCTATAACAGGCAATAAAAGTATGGAGTCAGAACAGTTCTTAACAACATTTGTGTAGGCAAAATGTGTGCTCACACCTGGTACAGATTTAACATGCCTGGGCTACAAATCTGAGATGTGCCTGCAGTTGATACATACTGTCTGGGATTTGTCTGGCTAAGCAGATGCTAATTCATACACTGttaaaaacaattaagggaacacttaaatcacacattgggtctcgatgaagaaaatatatcaaaaatcaaaatctttactgtacattgtgtaattcattgagaaccaaatgacgtaacaacggtcaatgaaTACCAAAATCACCAGCCGTTTGAggtctggattcaaactcataccgacaatcaaagtaaacaattgaaatcacaggctgttccaacttgcgtgaatttcatcacatcaACTcaaaatgtgactcagtagtgtgtatggcctcaacgtgcctgtatgcactcctgacaacgacaaggtctgatgatgggtctgatttcatcctggtacctaacagtaGTCAGGGTAcagttggctagcatgtggaggtctgtgtgaccctccaaggatatgcctccccactCCATTACTGACctaccgccaaactggtcaagCTGGATGATGCTGCAGGCAGCGTtacgttcaccacagcatctccagactctttcatgtctgtcacatgtgctcagtgtgaaacTGCTCCCATCTGTGAAGTGAACGGGGCGCCAATTGctgacctgccaattctggtgttctctggcggatgccaattgagctgcatggtgctgggctgtgagcaaaggtcccactagaggacgttggcctgttgcttctccagtgcacctgttgccactttcatttgcaccaaaacaggtgacaatgattcacaatcgcttacttgtttctttaattttttttagcaatgTTTTTGTAAGTCTTTATACTATCCAGTACAGCCAAGCAAACCTATTTGACACCATCCCAGCTAGGCAAATAGCCTGCAACACAGTCATGGAGGATGACCTTCCTGCTCCCAGGTAGGCTATACTAGGTAGGCTATACACCAAACAACCTGCTGCATCACAAGGCAAAAGGAACCTAGTGTTGCGGTTGAGTGCACAACCAGTTCTTGCACTAGTGGGCCAGAGCCAACAGAAAACAAGACTTAATTCACAACCATTAATACTTAAAGGAGCACTGTGTATAATCCTGTCTCAGAACACTGACAAGACTTGTCTCCTCATCTTCCCTTGCTGAACGAGACCGGTATAGTACTAGCTGGTCCagagtggtttagggtgggaaggaaggatagtactgtgaGGGCCGGTTTCATAGACATGGATTacatctagtttttttttttctagttcAATAGAAACCTCCATTGAGCTTattgttttagtcctagactaggcttaatttgtgtctgtgaaactggccctGAGTGTATAATGAGATATGAGATAAACGAGTATAATGAGATATCAAGTCAACgtaaacagatagacagactgGCGAGAAAGTTTAAAATTGGAATATGTCTGTCACTCTGattaattttgtaaaaaaaacattatttgaaacatcaACTTAAAACATGAGCTGCAGATTTCTACTGATAATATttgcttgtttttatgctaatagtacatattgcccctttaattaAATAGCAAAGACAACACTTATATGCACCTGTCGATTTTACCTGTTTACGTCATTGCATTGTAATCACACTGTAATCACACTGTTGGTTTCGTCAATCAGACCCACATTAAAAATCCCTCAGCCGTGTTATTCCCCTTCAGTTGGAAGCCCCTAACACAGCTAGACAAACCACATCCGGTATTGCAAATAGCCATAATCCCCTTATAATATATCtctatgttttaatgtttatttgacTTACTGGGTAATGCAATGAATGCACAGCGCATACATGGCATGTCTTTTGGTATATGGTATTGTTAAACCAACAGTCTTACATCTGATGACGGCTACTCACTTGAACACAGCATCGGCATCATGAGCATTACATTTTCTCGCACGCGGATGGAAAGACCCATGCCAAACGCTATGAAGAACGCTATTGCTACCGTGGTGTACACGCAATACCAGAGGCCTTGGTTCTGTAAGAACAGCGCAGTCATCCCATACACAGAGGCGAGAAACAGGCCAAATAAAAACCCTCCAAAACTCCGCACGACCCCACGCAGACCAGGATCATGGGATGTCTTGGTTTTGCTGCTCCACCCACACCTAGGGAACCTATAggagaaataaaacagttaattATGCTGTATGCGTCTCAGTATGTCGATGGCATTTGGCATATTGTAAAGATATATGTATTTACCGATTGCAGAGCCCCCTCAAGAACTCCATTTGCACCAACCTTTAAAGAAATAGACATGCAATTATCATAGCTAGATGATTCCTGCAATGTTTTGCGGATTTCTAATGTATCATAATtagaaaattgtttaaaaacaatgtatgaAACATCTGTATTCTGGCAGGCAGAATAGCTATTACGTGAGCTAGTGCCAATAGCAATAAAACCGTTATGTGTTATAGCTAGCAAATGTATATTAGCAAGCTACCGGAGGTGTCCTATTACTAGCCTTTGAACTAGCCAGATAAATAAAACtaggcaaaaaaatatatttagctaaaTCTTCCCGCATTAACTAgatgaaatattaaaacatgcCTATGGAAACATGTAGCTTGTCCCTAACGACGCGTcgttgtttcttttttctttaccatttgTGCACGCGCCAAAAACGGTTGCCAGGGACGCAACCAACGTTTAAATCTGTGTTCCTCTATACATTAATTGATTTAACTAGCAAATAAAATTATTTGTGTTTCCGAGAAAGCCCCGATCTCAATTGCGGTCAATGTAATGGCAACTTAAGCTAATAGCTAGCTAGCGAAGGCGCAATACGATATTATGGAGGTAAAAGTCGTATCGATCAAAAACGCGCGGACTATCAAATCAAAGGCACCCAATGCTGCGGTTTAAAACCTCTGTGGCGATACTGCATATAAAGTTAATCGGGCaacatacaatttttttttttcatctttagTTTTCAAGTCACAGCATCTATTGAGAATTAACCCACTAAATGGTTCAGGCAGCAGTCCTAAAACGAATGTTCAAACCATGTTACGTTTTAGAATAattatgtgtaaatacattttttttcgtGTCAGGATGTTTTGGATTACTCACCAACCTTGTGTCCTTCCCCCTTTCAATGTCCTGCAAAATTTGCCTATTTTTTGGCAGTAACAATGGTTATTTTAAGTGACCTCCCAAGACTCAAAACACCACAATCCAGTGAGTATATTTCAGATTAGTATAGATTAAAGAATTTCGATACACAATTTCAAGGAAATTTGAACGTGTATACTGCgtttatatgttttttgtttatggTTTTGCCACAGCCTTGGAAAGGTTCAGTAGGTGGGTTCTCCCAACTTTTGGCCACCGCTTCCTCTTCAGTCAGCCCCAGGAGTTCCCAGTTGCTCGTTTCTTCATGGGGGCATTATTTGGTGCTGTCAGTGGTGCAGGTAAGGTTTACAGTTTGCAACAATATTTCACTTAGTAATTTTCCAGTGAACTGTATTGAAACCAGTGAGATCAGAGATGTGCTATCTATTGGCTATGTATTGAAGCCACCTTCTGACCATTTTGGCACTCTATTAAAGGGGTTTAATAGAGTTCGGGGGCTCAATGAGTTAAGGTTTTTGTTCGGGGGCTCAATGTGGGCGGTGTTTGACGCCACACTCGTTTGACCACGCccaccgttttttttttttttggccatcTAATGTTTGACAGTAACACAGCgaatataaacacacacgttAGTGCAAGGCACACAGTGAATACGAAcgtatttacattttgaaaattgtTAGAAATACTGTATAAAGTGGTACCAGCACGTGTTAAAACGTTTGCTTCATGctcaggggcgttggactggggggaaaaggggtactaagtatatagggccctaatgtgtagaggggccctcaaaaatgtttgaatcttgaataaagtggggaagggccctcagagaccgcctatgtacagggcccagaattatGTGCTACATCCATGTTCATGCTATATATCAGAGGCAAGCTACTGATATTGTTACAGTGCAACAGACTTGTTATATTTGACCCCGCCAACACTGAGCCCCGCCCCGAACTGAACAGTGCAGTCAGTGGTACTTGGTAGTTCTAGCATAAATACAAACCCCTAtcggtagtgatggccattcaagtcttcattaccgttcttatagcagcaggatattatgctagcagcgccaactcagattttcttttacaaaataaaagccgtaattgaaatatataaggaaaTATAATTAACAATCATGTCTGTCAATGTCCGTTCATGtctgtttaatgtccg contains the following coding sequences:
- the dcst2 gene encoding DC-STAMP domain-containing protein 2 is translated as MEFLRGLCNRFPRCGWSSKTKTSHDPGLRGVVRSFGGFLFGLFLASVYGMTALFLQNQGLWYCVYTTVAIAFFIAFGMGLSIRVRENVMLMMPMLCSMKGKNFLLFLIFSMLVQGPMTNTLENFDRAADSVVCGAELAMNQTQQLMERVATPLLPVLDKIKELTRNAHIVAGRVQNFIKALTESVRHLARSLRNVLHFLGGIGDVCNEKLGTPYSKCNKLFDDARDDCMELLSVFNFLCHIMDGFRPLCGLTRAGQVFCIIPSYIVGHMKTKIAASAFEKMKKEFEFNISASMHFDVKVNSSVSLQQMSQELMKEVSSELGRFQRVMGLLAYLGLFLLLLMYLQAVLYKHKYLHQDDFDNTYITEQFEELDQQLAREGKPTVLPLSQREACTYIRPFSVYLTAREWRVASLSAVSILRHMAIGFVVVALDLMVFWMFDLVHHQAQGDIVARAPVIVVVKVTGTGYASDIFKDVVSSFDILQKVNITVLSKKCLMEPSKPDYSGYMLIGEGAASPQ